The Desulfomicrobium orale DSM 12838 genome includes a window with the following:
- the aprA gene encoding adenylyl-sulfate reductase subunit alpha produces the protein MPQIPVKDTVKGLALAEPEVVELETDILMVGAGMGNCGTAFEACRWADKAGVKVLLVDKAAIDRGGAVAQGLSAINTYIGENEPDDYVRMVRTDLMGLVREDLIFDLGRHVDDSVHLFEEWGLPCWIKKDGKNLDGAQAKKEGLALAKGDAPVRSGRWQIMINGESYKVIVGEAAKNALGSDRYIERLFIVKLLLDAKVPNQIAGAVGFSVRENKVYVIKAKAMSVACGGAVNVYRPRSTGEGLGRAWYPVWNAGSTYTMCAQVGAEMTMMENRFVPARFKDGYGPVGAWFLLFKAKATNAKGEDYCVTNRAMLKPYEDRGYAKGHVIPTCLRNHMMLREMREGRGPIYMDTATALQTTFKELSKAEQKHLESEAWEDFLDMCVGQANLWAAMNIKPEERGSEIMPTEPYLLGSHSGCCGIWASGPNEDWVPEEYKIKADNGKVYNRMTTVNGLFTCADGVGASGHKFSSGSHAEGRIVGKQLVRYALDHKDFKPTLTLDAKALKKEIYQPWYTYEEFKAASTDPVVNPNYITPNNFMMRLIKATDEYGGGVATLYTTSERLLDTGFTLLDMLEEDSKKLAARDLHELLRCWEQYHRLWTVRLHMQHIRFRQESRYPGFYYRADFMGLDDSKWKCFVNSKFNPATGETEIFKRHYYQIIPD, from the coding sequence ATGCCTCAGATTCCTGTCAAAGACACGGTCAAGGGTTTGGCCCTGGCTGAGCCGGAAGTAGTGGAGCTTGAAACCGATATTCTCATGGTTGGCGCCGGCATGGGCAACTGTGGAACCGCATTCGAAGCCTGCCGCTGGGCCGACAAGGCCGGCGTGAAGGTGCTCCTGGTGGACAAGGCCGCCATCGACCGCGGCGGCGCGGTGGCCCAGGGTCTTTCGGCCATCAACACCTACATCGGCGAAAACGAGCCCGATGACTATGTGCGCATGGTTCGCACCGACCTCATGGGTCTGGTCCGCGAAGACCTGATCTTTGATCTGGGCCGTCATGTGGACGATTCCGTGCACCTGTTTGAAGAGTGGGGCCTGCCCTGCTGGATCAAGAAGGACGGCAAGAACCTGGACGGCGCTCAGGCCAAGAAAGAAGGTCTGGCTCTGGCCAAGGGCGACGCGCCCGTGCGTTCCGGCCGCTGGCAGATCATGATCAACGGCGAATCTTATAAGGTCATCGTGGGCGAGGCCGCCAAAAATGCTCTGGGCAGCGACCGTTACATCGAGCGCCTGTTCATCGTGAAGCTGCTCCTCGACGCCAAGGTACCCAACCAGATCGCCGGTGCGGTCGGCTTCTCCGTGCGCGAGAACAAAGTGTATGTCATCAAGGCCAAAGCCATGTCCGTGGCCTGCGGCGGTGCGGTCAACGTGTACCGGCCCCGCTCCACTGGCGAGGGTCTCGGACGCGCCTGGTATCCCGTATGGAACGCCGGTTCCACCTACACCATGTGTGCGCAGGTCGGCGCCGAGATGACCATGATGGAAAACCGTTTCGTGCCCGCCCGCTTCAAGGACGGCTACGGCCCGGTCGGCGCGTGGTTCCTGCTGTTCAAGGCCAAGGCCACCAACGCCAAGGGCGAAGACTACTGCGTGACCAACCGCGCCATGCTGAAGCCCTACGAGGATCGCGGCTACGCCAAGGGACACGTCATCCCGACCTGTCTGCGCAACCACATGATGCTGCGTGAAATGCGCGAAGGCCGCGGTCCCATCTACATGGATACGGCCACCGCTCTGCAGACCACCTTCAAGGAACTCTCCAAGGCTGAGCAGAAGCATCTTGAATCCGAAGCCTGGGAAGACTTCCTCGACATGTGCGTGGGTCAGGCCAACCTGTGGGCGGCCATGAACATCAAGCCCGAGGAACGCGGCTCTGAAATCATGCCCACCGAGCCCTATCTGCTCGGTTCCCACTCCGGCTGCTGCGGCATCTGGGCGTCCGGCCCGAACGAGGACTGGGTTCCCGAAGAATACAAGATCAAGGCCGACAACGGAAAAGTCTACAACCGCATGACCACGGTCAACGGCCTGTTCACCTGCGCCGACGGTGTGGGTGCGTCCGGCCACAAGTTCTCCTCCGGTTCCCATGCCGAGGGCCGCATCGTGGGCAAGCAGCTGGTCCGCTACGCTCTTGATCACAAAGACTTCAAGCCCACTTTGACCCTCGACGCCAAAGCGCTGAAGAAGGAAATCTATCAGCCCTGGTACACCTACGAGGAATTCAAGGCCGCTTCCACCGATCCTGTGGTCAACCCCAACTACATCACGCCCAACAACTTCATGATGCGCCTGATCAAGGCCACTGATGAATACGGCGGCGGTGTGGCGACCCTGTACACCACGTCCGAGAGGCTGCTGGACACCGGCTTCACCCTGCTCGACATGCTCGAAGAGGACTCCAAGAAGCTGGCCGCCCGCGACCTGCACGAACTGCTCCGCTGCTGGGAACAGTATCACAGGCTGTGGACCGTCCGTCTGCACATGCAGCACATCCGTTTCCGCCAGGAAAGCCGCTATCCCGGCTTCTACTATCGCGCGGACTTCATGGGCCTGGACGATTCCAAGTGGAAGTGCTTCGTGAACTCAAAGTTCAACCCGGCCACCGGTGAAACTGAAATCTTCAAGAGACACTACTACCAGATCATCCCTGACTAG
- a CDS encoding CoB--CoM heterodisulfide reductase iron-sulfur subunit A family protein, which translates to MASNSILVIGGGFSGLTAALEAAELGHEVFIVEKTPFLGGRVMQLNKYFPKLCPPSCGLEIQYQRIKNNPKVKFFTLAEVTKVNGAPGAYEVTVRIRPRHAGPNSPDLSGLCGELNAEVPNDFDFGLSTRKAVYMDAPFAFPQRYVVDKTALSSADKAKVQKCGYFDLNEEEKEITLNVGSIVIATGWKPYDVKKLTNLGAGEIENCITNMQMERLASPFGPTNGKILRPSDGNAPRKVAFVQCAGSRDENHLHYCSYICCMASLKQAQYVREQYPDAEVTIYYIDLRTPGRYENFARKILSDENVHAVKGKVAAVTRDKAGDDVWVIVEDAVSGAKSVERFDLVVLATGMQPSLADSPLPLDISMDAEGFIQDGGGKGIFAAGCAKQPLDVTKSAQSATGAAMQAIQTVRGR; encoded by the coding sequence ATGGCTAGCAACAGCATACTTGTCATCGGCGGCGGATTCTCGGGACTCACCGCCGCCCTTGAGGCCGCCGAGCTTGGTCACGAAGTCTTCATCGTGGAGAAGACTCCGTTTCTGGGCGGACGCGTCATGCAGCTGAACAAATATTTTCCCAAGCTGTGCCCGCCTTCATGCGGCCTGGAAATCCAGTATCAACGGATCAAGAACAACCCCAAGGTCAAATTTTTCACCCTGGCCGAAGTGACCAAGGTAAACGGTGCCCCGGGAGCCTATGAGGTCACGGTGCGCATCAGACCCCGCCACGCCGGACCGAACAGTCCCGATCTTTCCGGCCTGTGCGGAGAACTGAACGCGGAAGTACCCAATGATTTCGACTTCGGCCTGAGCACGCGCAAAGCCGTGTACATGGACGCCCCCTTCGCCTTTCCCCAGCGGTACGTCGTGGACAAGACGGCGCTGAGCTCCGCCGACAAGGCCAAAGTCCAGAAATGCGGCTACTTCGACCTGAACGAAGAAGAAAAGGAAATCACCCTGAACGTTGGCTCCATTGTCATCGCCACGGGCTGGAAGCCCTACGACGTGAAAAAGCTGACCAACCTCGGTGCCGGAGAGATAGAAAACTGCATCACCAATATGCAGATGGAGCGTCTGGCTTCCCCCTTCGGGCCGACGAACGGAAAAATTCTGCGTCCGTCCGACGGAAACGCGCCCCGGAAAGTGGCCTTCGTGCAATGCGCCGGGTCGCGGGACGAAAATCATCTCCATTACTGCTCGTACATCTGCTGCATGGCCTCCCTGAAACAGGCCCAGTATGTCCGGGAGCAGTACCCGGACGCGGAAGTGACCATTTACTACATCGATCTGCGCACCCCCGGCCGGTATGAGAATTTCGCCCGCAAAATACTGTCCGACGAGAATGTCCACGCGGTGAAGGGCAAGGTCGCGGCCGTGACCCGGGACAAGGCCGGAGACGATGTCTGGGTGATCGTGGAGGACGCCGTTTCCGGAGCCAAGTCGGTGGAGCGTTTCGACCTCGTGGTGCTGGCCACGGGCATGCAGCCCAGTCTGGCCGATTCCCCCCTGCCTCTGGACATTTCCATGGATGCCGAGGGCTTCATCCAGGACGGCGGAGGAAAGGGCATTTTCGCGGCGGGCTGCGCCAAACAACCTCTGGACGTGACCAAGTCGGCCCAGTCCGCCACGGGCGCCGCCATGCAAGCGATCCAGACGGTCAGAGGGAGGTAG
- a CDS encoding aconitate hydratase — protein sequence MKQNLTRKIIAAHLVEGSMTAGSEVAVRIDQTLTQDATGTMAYLQWEAIGLPRVKTEVSVSYVDHNTLQMGFRNPDDHRYLRSVAAKYGIVFSPPGTGICHQLHLENFAVPGKTLIGSDSHTPTAGGIGCLAMGAGGLSVALAMAGEPYTLAMPKVFKIRLEGQLTGYASAKDVILHLLGLLTVKGGVGAVMEYCGPGVASLSVPERATIANMGAELGATASVFPSDEQTRAFLELMGRADAFTPLAADDGAEYDREIVVDLSALVPLAARPHMPDLVVPVAELDGLAVDQVAIGSCTNSSYSDLQAVAWILAGEHVAPGTDLMLSPGSKQVLKMLMAEGLLDHILDAGGRLLECSCGPCIGMGGSPGSGGVSARTFNRNFEGRSGTQDGQIYLVSPVTAAFCALRGKFTDPATWNKEIPRPSLPSTAPSIRHLFAYPPEDAFSVEVLRGPNIVPLSPFDRLPDILTLPVLIKVGDNITTDHIMPAGAAITALRSNIPAISRHVFERVDKDFVGRAEAAGQGVILAGENYGQGSSREHAALAPRHLGVRMVLAKSYARIHKANLVNFGILPLTLVNPADYDLLSQGCPLTVDLAGLAPGKELAAVMENGRKIALAHDLTGNEIAIIRAGGLLNYVNDRQK from the coding sequence ATGAAACAGAATCTCACCCGCAAGATCATCGCCGCACACCTGGTCGAGGGCTCCATGACCGCCGGCAGTGAAGTGGCCGTGCGCATCGACCAGACCCTGACCCAGGACGCCACAGGCACCATGGCCTATCTGCAATGGGAGGCCATCGGGCTGCCCAGGGTCAAGACGGAAGTCTCGGTCAGCTATGTGGACCACAACACCTTGCAGATGGGCTTCCGCAACCCCGACGATCATCGCTATCTGCGCAGTGTGGCGGCCAAATACGGCATTGTTTTTTCTCCTCCCGGCACGGGCATCTGTCATCAGCTGCATCTGGAAAATTTCGCCGTGCCGGGCAAAACTTTGATCGGCTCGGATTCCCACACGCCCACGGCAGGCGGCATCGGCTGTCTGGCCATGGGCGCCGGAGGGCTTTCCGTGGCCTTGGCCATGGCGGGCGAACCTTACACCCTGGCCATGCCCAAGGTGTTCAAAATACGTCTTGAGGGGCAACTGACCGGATATGCCTCGGCCAAGGACGTCATTTTGCATCTGCTCGGTCTGCTTACCGTCAAGGGCGGAGTGGGCGCGGTCATGGAATACTGTGGTCCGGGCGTGGCCAGTCTGAGCGTGCCGGAGCGGGCCACCATCGCCAACATGGGCGCGGAGCTGGGAGCGACGGCCTCTGTTTTTCCCAGTGATGAACAGACCAGAGCCTTTCTGGAACTCATGGGCCGGGCCGACGCCTTTACGCCGCTGGCTGCCGATGACGGCGCGGAGTACGACCGGGAAATCGTCGTGGATCTGAGCGCTCTGGTGCCGCTGGCCGCGCGGCCGCATATGCCCGATCTGGTGGTGCCTGTGGCCGAACTGGACGGGCTGGCCGTGGATCAGGTGGCCATCGGCTCCTGCACCAATTCGTCCTATTCCGATTTGCAGGCCGTGGCCTGGATTCTGGCCGGAGAACATGTTGCTCCGGGGACGGATCTCATGCTTTCACCGGGTTCCAAACAGGTCTTGAAAATGCTCATGGCCGAAGGGTTGCTGGACCATATTCTGGATGCCGGAGGACGGCTCCTGGAATGTTCCTGCGGGCCGTGCATCGGCATGGGCGGCTCTCCCGGCAGCGGTGGAGTCAGTGCGCGGACCTTTAACCGTAATTTCGAGGGCCGCAGCGGTACTCAGGACGGACAGATCTATCTGGTCAGCCCCGTCACCGCCGCCTTCTGCGCCCTGCGCGGCAAATTCACTGATCCGGCCACATGGAACAAAGAAATCCCCCGGCCGTCTCTTCCATCCACCGCGCCGTCCATCAGGCATCTGTTTGCCTACCCGCCCGAGGATGCTTTCTCCGTCGAGGTGCTGCGCGGTCCGAACATCGTCCCGCTGTCGCCCTTCGACAGACTGCCCGATATCCTGACTCTGCCGGTTCTGATCAAGGTCGGCGACAACATCACCACGGACCACATCATGCCTGCGGGCGCGGCCATCACGGCCCTGCGCTCGAATATTCCGGCCATCAGCCGCCACGTGTTCGAGCGGGTGGACAAGGATTTCGTCGGCCGGGCTGAAGCCGCCGGACAGGGCGTGATTCTGGCCGGGGAGAACTACGGCCAGGGTTCCAGCCGCGAACACGCGGCTCTGGCCCCGCGCCACTTAGGCGTGCGGATGGTGCTGGCCAAGTCCTACGCACGCATTCACAAGGCCAATCTGGTCAATTTCGGTATCCTGCCGCTGACTCTGGTCAATCCCGCCGATTACGACCTGCTGTCTCAGGGGTGTCCGCTCACGGTGGATCTGGCCGGACTCGCGCCGGGCAAGGAGCTGGCCGCGGTCATGGAAAACGGCCGGAAAATCGCTCTGGCCCATGATTTGACGGGCAATGAAATAGCCATTATCAGGGCGGGCGGTTTGCTGAACTACGTCAACGACAGGCAAAAATAG
- the aprB gene encoding adenylyl-sulfate reductase subunit beta: MPTFVDPAKCDGCKGGEKTACMYICPNDLMILDPTEMKAYNQEPAACWECYSCVKICPQGAITARPYADFAPMGGTCIPLRGAEDIMWTVQFRNGEVKRFKFPIRTTVEGSIKPYEGKPEGADLENELLFTETSLKAPKEALSKKFEVTEADMKVKFKSAVA; encoded by the coding sequence ATGCCTACCTTTGTTGATCCAGCAAAGTGTGATGGGTGCAAGGGCGGTGAAAAAACTGCCTGTATGTACATCTGCCCCAACGATCTGATGATCTTGGATCCGACGGAAATGAAAGCCTACAATCAGGAGCCGGCGGCATGCTGGGAATGCTATTCCTGCGTGAAAATCTGTCCGCAGGGTGCCATCACGGCCCGGCCTTACGCCGACTTCGCTCCCATGGGCGGCACCTGTATTCCACTGCGTGGCGCCGAAGACATCATGTGGACCGTACAGTTCCGCAATGGCGAGGTAAAACGCTTCAAGTTCCCCATCCGCACCACCGTTGAGGGTTCCATCAAACCCTATGAAGGCAAGCCTGAAGGCGCTGATCTGGAAAACGAGCTGCTCTTCACCGAGACCAGCCTGAAAGCTCCGAAGGAAGCCCTGAGCAAGAAATTTGAGGTCACCGAAGCGGACATGAAGGTCAAGTTCAAGTCCGCCGTCGCCTAA
- a CDS encoding chorismate mutase translates to MAEKHPPLSLTQELAQIDERLVSLLASRTELLSRAAISRRAKSLSITDPNQEKALWQVWRDSPKAEGLEPQMLRRIFHLANNLAYSRAENSSAPGKSLSLFPRRKPVNIDLDAPRDQILRSMTFFLGALGSASLAVAPFQSNSISLEFINALNLCGFNIAIQDRQCLIWPAPSWSLDNKAVYAGQSTFHFYLLLCLALGGVNRVKYTGATKLKILDLRPVQELLPKLGCRLTIVEPHSNGLPVRVETSGLIPDSLDIPPGISRKFILALIAAATTFKKTLSIRLHESYGDSKLLRKGIAFLQHFLPEVQFDGSVITIPAGSAGLDTAQMDIPVDPLMSLHLLVLPFFTDGQVSLRGKWPEYTPNLQDVMDILYEFGLRISIEPDSITSRMGDRPPGFLWISRPVRNTCLFCWPWPLV, encoded by the coding sequence ATGGCGGAAAAGCATCCTCCCCTTTCCCTCACACAGGAACTGGCGCAAATTGACGAGAGACTGGTTTCTCTTCTGGCTTCGCGCACGGAGTTGCTGTCCCGGGCCGCCATATCCAGGCGGGCCAAGAGCCTGAGCATCACCGATCCCAATCAGGAAAAGGCACTCTGGCAGGTCTGGCGGGATTCTCCCAAGGCCGAGGGCTTGGAGCCCCAGATGCTGAGGCGGATTTTCCATCTGGCCAACAATCTTGCCTACTCCAGAGCCGAAAACAGCTCCGCCCCCGGAAAATCTCTTTCGCTTTTTCCCAGAAGGAAGCCGGTCAATATTGATCTCGACGCGCCGCGGGATCAAATCCTCCGGAGCATGACATTTTTTCTCGGGGCACTAGGCTCCGCTTCCCTGGCCGTGGCGCCGTTTCAGAGCAACAGCATCTCGCTTGAGTTCATCAACGCCCTCAACCTGTGCGGCTTTAACATCGCCATTCAGGACCGGCAGTGTCTGATCTGGCCCGCACCGTCGTGGTCCTTGGACAACAAGGCGGTGTACGCGGGACAGAGCACTTTTCATTTTTATCTGCTTTTGTGTCTGGCTTTGGGCGGGGTGAACAGAGTCAAGTACACGGGGGCGACCAAGCTCAAAATCCTCGACCTGCGTCCGGTGCAGGAATTGCTACCCAAACTTGGATGCCGGCTGACCATTGTGGAGCCCCACAGCAACGGCCTGCCCGTCCGTGTGGAGACAAGCGGCCTGATTCCGGACAGTCTGGATATTCCACCCGGTATTTCCCGGAAGTTCATCCTGGCCCTGATCGCCGCTGCCACAACCTTTAAAAAGACATTGTCCATCCGGCTGCATGAATCCTACGGAGACAGCAAGCTGTTGCGCAAAGGCATCGCTTTTCTGCAGCATTTTCTGCCGGAAGTGCAGTTTGACGGTTCGGTGATCACCATTCCGGCCGGGTCTGCGGGGCTCGACACCGCACAGATGGACATCCCCGTCGATCCGTTGATGAGCCTGCATCTGCTGGTGTTGCCCTTCTTTACGGATGGTCAGGTGTCACTGCGCGGCAAATGGCCCGAATACACACCCAATCTGCAGGACGTGATGGACATTCTGTATGAATTCGGTCTGCGCATTTCCATTGAGCCCGACTCCATCACCTCCCGGATGGGTGACAGGCCCCCCGGCTTTCTTTGGATATCACGTCCTGTCAGGAATACCTGCCTCTTTTGCTGGCCATGGCCTTTGGTTTGA
- the qmoC gene encoding quinone-interacting membrane-bound oxidoreductase complex subunit QmoC yields MSKTTRIEPCLQFVKELQEVGGVDLKKCYQCATCSVACPMSPAENPYPRKEMIWAQWGLKDRLLNDIDIWLCHNCGTCSDLCPRGAKPGDLLGALRNMTYRKLVPPAAIGKWMSSPKYLPILAGIPAVIWAIIWMIRASITGSFFPVTEEGQVIYGLLFPGDFTIDPLFGLTAIFVMICFALGIKNMIDGFKESVPQTFVIGYKKPSLKDAIIDTIRYDILQHSRFKNCVDKPEDEERVKGHQILFYGFLACFIVTSIVAVTHWGGKVISILAPIGHTPMPLWHPVKVLANVGAILLLTGLTLLTRRRLNADTGKSVSSYYDWYLLGVIWAVTLTGIGAQVFRLAAAAHLAYFTYYMHLVSVFMLIAYLPWSKLGHLVYRTTALIYARYVGRLPIGEKLIDDDKIFVL; encoded by the coding sequence ATGTCCAAAACAACAAGGATTGAGCCCTGCCTGCAGTTCGTCAAGGAACTGCAGGAGGTGGGCGGCGTTGATCTGAAGAAATGCTACCAGTGCGCCACCTGCTCCGTCGCGTGCCCCATGTCTCCCGCCGAGAATCCCTATCCGCGCAAGGAAATGATCTGGGCCCAGTGGGGGCTGAAGGACAGGCTGCTGAACGACATCGACATCTGGCTCTGCCACAACTGCGGCACCTGCTCGGACCTGTGCCCGCGCGGCGCCAAACCCGGCGATCTGCTGGGGGCCCTGCGCAACATGACCTACCGCAAACTGGTGCCGCCCGCAGCCATCGGCAAGTGGATGAGCTCACCCAAATACCTGCCCATTCTGGCGGGCATTCCCGCCGTGATCTGGGCCATCATCTGGATGATCCGGGCCTCCATCACTGGCTCGTTCTTCCCGGTCACGGAAGAGGGCCAGGTGATCTATGGCCTGCTCTTTCCCGGCGATTTCACCATCGACCCCCTGTTCGGGCTGACGGCCATCTTCGTGATGATCTGCTTCGCCCTGGGTATCAAGAACATGATCGACGGCTTCAAGGAATCGGTGCCGCAGACCTTTGTTATCGGCTATAAAAAGCCCTCCCTGAAGGACGCCATCATCGACACCATCAGATACGACATCCTGCAGCACTCCCGCTTCAAGAACTGCGTGGACAAGCCTGAGGACGAAGAACGGGTCAAAGGGCACCAGATCCTGTTTTACGGTTTTCTGGCCTGCTTCATCGTGACCTCCATCGTGGCTGTGACCCATTGGGGCGGCAAGGTCATATCCATCCTGGCCCCCATCGGGCACACGCCCATGCCCCTGTGGCACCCGGTCAAAGTCCTGGCCAACGTGGGCGCCATTCTGCTGCTGACCGGCCTGACCCTGCTCACCCGGCGGCGGCTGAACGCGGATACGGGCAAATCGGTATCCAGCTACTACGACTGGTATCTGCTGGGCGTGATCTGGGCCGTGACCCTGACCGGCATCGGCGCACAGGTGTTCCGTCTGGCGGCGGCCGCGCATCTGGCCTACTTCACCTATTACATGCACCTGGTCAGCGTCTTCATGCTCATCGCCTACCTGCCCTGGTCCAAGCTGGGGCATCTGGTGTACCGGACCACGGCGCTCATCTATGCCCGGTATGTGGGGCGGCTGCCCATCGGCGAAAAACTCATCGATGACGATAAAATCTTTGTTCTTTAA
- a CDS encoding FAD-dependent oxidoreductase: MADKIGVYFDEASLGGALDLQKLGEDVQKKWRDACPVVKTHPCLASSEGHSMIQADIDAGVIDAVCICGSSPRVDWDFYQFGTDILVDRVNLRELCVLCYADPSGQTPAPGQTPELLYKMANDYVNMGIIKLQKSGIPQKEDLEVVRRVLVIGGGWAGLTAALHVASVGYDVTLVEKKDILGGAAVGMYKTAPFRHPYDAAHSTGVEQKIADVQTCDRIEILLSSEVQAISGAPGNYEVTLSVNGEERGLSAGAVVVATGWVPQDTSFLKPFGYGTLKNVLTSREFEVLAKGGAIIRPSDGEKPRKIMFLTGFGDKLEPFADKEAEALAAAQADAGKKEESDAPKTNFVKQDTYRHLPYTSELTSLAALKQANYVREFIPDGVAMIVYEHMMMPGLNELYYKAAQNDPGVMMTKGVLSEVRDGGDGDIVVVLEDTLLGPKVEMEVDMLVLPTAMVPTTALDPVLRLKYRQGPAMPDLNLFSGYADSNYICFPYETRRTGIYAAGAVRQPMTLPAAEMDAAGAALKAIQCLESANRGMAVHPRSGDLSYPKFNMVRCTQCKRCTEECPFGALDEDEKGNPLPNTSRCRRCGTCMGACPERVISFDNYNVDQIGSMIKQVDVPDDMAAGGPRMLILACENDAYPALDMAALRGRKWSPYVRIVPVRCLGSVNTIWIADAMSKGTDGCLLLGCKYGEDYQCHFVKGSELCNRRMDNIGETLGKLGIETERVQQLQIAIDEYDKVPELIDQFVEDIVKLGPNPFKGY, from the coding sequence ATGGCCGATAAAATCGGTGTATATTTCGACGAAGCAAGCCTCGGCGGAGCTCTCGATCTGCAGAAGCTGGGCGAGGATGTGCAGAAAAAATGGCGTGACGCCTGCCCCGTGGTCAAAACGCATCCCTGTCTGGCAAGCTCCGAAGGACATTCCATGATCCAGGCCGACATTGACGCGGGTGTCATCGACGCGGTCTGCATCTGCGGCTCCTCACCCCGTGTGGACTGGGACTTCTACCAGTTCGGCACGGACATTCTGGTGGACCGTGTGAACCTGCGCGAACTGTGCGTGCTGTGCTACGCGGACCCGTCCGGCCAGACACCCGCACCCGGCCAGACGCCGGAGCTTCTGTACAAGATGGCCAATGATTACGTGAACATGGGCATCATCAAACTGCAGAAGTCCGGCATTCCGCAGAAAGAGGACCTGGAGGTCGTGCGGCGGGTTCTGGTCATCGGCGGCGGCTGGGCCGGACTGACCGCGGCTTTGCATGTGGCATCGGTAGGATACGACGTCACTCTGGTGGAAAAGAAGGATATTCTCGGCGGCGCGGCCGTGGGCATGTACAAGACCGCCCCCTTCAGGCATCCGTACGATGCGGCCCACTCCACCGGAGTGGAACAGAAAATCGCTGACGTACAGACCTGTGACAGGATTGAAATCCTGCTGAGCAGCGAAGTTCAGGCCATCAGTGGTGCGCCGGGCAACTACGAAGTCACCCTGTCCGTGAACGGCGAAGAACGCGGACTGTCCGCAGGGGCGGTGGTGGTGGCCACGGGCTGGGTCCCGCAGGACACCTCTTTCCTGAAACCCTTCGGATACGGAACGCTTAAAAACGTGCTCACATCCCGCGAGTTCGAGGTCCTGGCCAAGGGCGGCGCCATCATCCGGCCCTCGGACGGCGAAAAGCCCAGGAAAATCATGTTCCTGACGGGCTTCGGCGACAAGCTCGAACCTTTCGCGGACAAAGAGGCCGAAGCCCTCGCCGCGGCGCAGGCCGACGCCGGGAAGAAAGAGGAAAGCGACGCGCCCAAGACCAATTTCGTCAAGCAGGACACCTACCGGCATCTGCCTTACACGTCGGAGCTGACTTCGCTCGCGGCCCTGAAGCAGGCCAACTACGTGCGGGAATTCATCCCGGACGGCGTGGCCATGATCGTGTACGAACACATGATGATGCCCGGCCTGAACGAACTCTATTACAAGGCCGCGCAGAACGATCCCGGCGTGATGATGACCAAGGGCGTGCTCAGCGAGGTCCGGGACGGCGGCGATGGAGACATCGTGGTGGTTCTGGAGGACACGCTTCTGGGTCCCAAGGTGGAGATGGAAGTGGACATGCTGGTGCTGCCCACGGCCATGGTTCCGACCACGGCTCTCGACCCGGTGCTGCGCCTCAAATACAGGCAGGGTCCGGCCATGCCCGACCTGAACCTGTTCTCGGGCTATGCCGACTCCAACTATATCTGCTTCCCGTACGAAACGCGCCGCACCGGCATCTACGCGGCCGGGGCCGTGCGGCAGCCCATGACCCTGCCTGCGGCGGAAATGGACGCGGCGGGAGCGGCCCTCAAGGCCATCCAGTGTCTGGAATCGGCCAACCGGGGCATGGCCGTGCACCCGCGCTCCGGCGACCTGTCCTATCCCAAGTTCAACATGGTCCGCTGCACGCAGTGCAAACGCTGCACGGAAGAATGTCCGTTCGGCGCGCTGGATGAAGACGAAAAGGGAAATCCGCTGCCCAACACCTCGCGCTGCCGCCGCTGCGGCACCTGCATGGGCGCGTGCCCGGAGCGGGTCATCTCCTTCGACAACTACAACGTCGACCAGATCGGTTCCATGATCAAACAGGTGGACGTGCCTGACGACATGGCCGCAGGCGGCCCGCGCATGCTCATCCTGGCCTGCGAGAACGACGCCTATCCGGCCCTGGACATGGCCGCCCTCAGGGGCCGGAAATGGAGCCCCTATGTCCGCATCGTGCCCGTGCGCTGCCTGGGCTCCGTCAACACCATCTGGATCGCGGACGCCATGTCCAAGGGAACGGACGGCTGCCTGCTTCTCGGCTGCAAATACGGCGAGGATTATCAGTGCCACTTCGTGAAGGGCTCGGAGCTGTGCAACCGGCGCATGGACAATATCGGCGAGACACTCGGCAAGCTCGGCATCGAGACGGAACGGGTCCAGCAGCTGCAGATCGCCATCGACGAGTATGACAAGGTGCCGGAGCTGATCGACCAGTTTGTCGAGGACATCGTCAAGCTTGGTCCCAACCCGTTCAAGGGATATTAG